A single genomic interval of Cucumis sativus cultivar 9930 chromosome 5, Cucumber_9930_V3, whole genome shotgun sequence harbors:
- the LOC101211273 gene encoding uncharacterized protein LOC101211273 produces MVAICPSHGGFPSQLGQGWKSVRGRPDRRSSNLRVRAEKGEERESGGGENKKSLFSSVTEALDFSAVRSTRDAELLDDARQATKAGGRMSREQYGALRRKIGGTYKDFFKSYIEVDGQYVEEGWVDKTCKVCKKDTRGEARQVDKLGRYVHVACLEKSNSSPGNFFSKFFSK; encoded by the exons ATGGTGGCGATTTGTCCGTCTCACGGGGGGTTCCCGTCGCAATTAGGGCAGGGATGGAAGTCGGTAAGGGGGAGGCCTGATAGGAGGAGCTCCAATTTGAGAGTAAGGGCGGAGAAGGGCGAGGAGAGAGAAAGCGGGGGAGGAGAGAATAAGAAATCGCTGTTCAGCAGCGTGACTGAGGCGTTGGATTTCTCAGCAGTCCGATCGACTCGCGACGCCGAGCTCCTCGACGATGCCCGCCAGGCCACCAAAGCCGGCGGCAGAATGAGCCGTGAACAG TATGGAGCTTTAAGAAGGAAAATAGGAGGGACCTACAAGGACTTCTTCAAATCTTACATAGAAG TGGATGGACAATATGTTGAAGAAGGGTGGGTGGACAAGACATGCAAGGTGTGCAAGAAGGACACGAGGGGAGAAGCAAGGCAAGTTGACAAACTTGGAAGATATGTTCATGTTGCTTGTTTGGAGAAGTCCAACTCTTCCCCGGGGAATTTCTTTTCCAAGTTCTTCtccaaatga